A genomic window from Halorussus rarus includes:
- a CDS encoding AzlC family ABC transporter permease — MSGSATGSGEPRAAFRAGVRDVLPALPANVPFGIIAGVATVGAGFDPAQATAFAGMLFAGAAQVAAVELVDQRAPVVVVVATALVVNLRYLMYSASLGAHFRDLSTRWKLVVAFFLLDVTYALSVGRFEGREDADPTGEGRWYYLGTALPLWGTWIAASLVGIVFGARVPAGWQLDFAIPLLFMGLLFPALDGGPSYVAAGAAGVLAVAGFGLPFNVGILAAAVGGILAGVLAEVSLR, encoded by the coding sequence ATGTCCGGCTCCGCGACCGGGTCCGGCGAGCCGCGCGCGGCGTTCCGCGCGGGCGTCCGGGACGTGCTGCCCGCGCTGCCCGCCAACGTCCCGTTCGGTATCATCGCGGGGGTCGCCACGGTCGGCGCGGGGTTCGACCCGGCCCAGGCCACCGCGTTCGCCGGGATGCTGTTCGCCGGGGCCGCCCAGGTCGCCGCGGTCGAACTCGTCGACCAGCGCGCGCCGGTCGTCGTGGTCGTCGCGACCGCGCTGGTCGTGAACCTCCGGTACCTGATGTACAGCGCGTCGCTCGGCGCGCACTTCCGGGACCTCTCGACCCGGTGGAAGCTGGTGGTCGCGTTCTTCCTGCTCGACGTGACCTACGCGCTCTCGGTCGGCCGGTTCGAGGGCCGCGAGGACGCCGACCCGACCGGCGAGGGCCGGTGGTACTACCTCGGGACCGCGCTCCCGCTGTGGGGGACGTGGATCGCCGCGAGCCTCGTCGGCATCGTCTTCGGCGCGCGCGTCCCGGCGGGCTGGCAGCTCGACTTCGCCATCCCGCTGCTGTTCATGGGGCTGCTGTTCCCGGCGCTCGACGGCGGTCCGTCCTACGTCGCCGCGGGGGCGGCCGGCGTCCTCGCGGTCGCGGGGTTCGGCCTGCCGTTCAACGTCGGCATCCTCGCCGCCGCGGTCGGCGGCATCCTCGCTGGCGTCCTCGCGGAGGTGAGCCTGCGGTGA
- a CDS encoding AzlD domain-containing protein, with amino-acid sequence MTRAPLGDASVWLVVLAASAGTFAIRLSFIALFGRLERVPPRLELALQYVPAAVLTALVAPRLVYLDGALALGAGNERLLAGLVAAVVAWRTESLLWTIVVGMAALWTLTWLPVG; translated from the coding sequence GTGACTCGGGCGCCGCTCGGCGACGCCTCGGTCTGGCTGGTCGTCCTGGCGGCGAGCGCCGGCACCTTCGCCATCCGGCTGTCGTTCATCGCGCTGTTCGGCCGGCTCGAACGCGTCCCGCCCCGTCTCGAACTCGCGCTGCAGTACGTGCCCGCGGCGGTCCTGACCGCGCTGGTCGCGCCGCGACTCGTCTACCTCGACGGCGCGCTCGCGCTCGGCGCCGGCAACGAGCGACTGCTCGCGGGCCTGGTCGCGGCGGTCGTCGCGTGGCGGACCGAGAGCCTGCTCTGGACCATCGTGGTCGGGATGGCCGCGCTCTGGACGCTGACGTGGCTTCCGGTCGGGTGA
- a CDS encoding RNA ligase family protein, giving the protein MKRYPETPRAADAPPGLFESGHLWLQELVDGAHLRFRLRESGMLEFGDRDRVYRDTAARSASSSRTGSDDADEIPASYRHAVRHVRESFDREALRAAREDPSSVVFFGEATVRCGVDYDWDRTPSFLGFDVWDADAQGASSSRTGSDDADAGQFLPPDAVEQVFDRVGLDSVNVFAKEVRAADFDPEDYAIPDSAWYDGPAAGAVVRNKTGQRAVIPNLDVEEAAVDETAPVDPSAEDAETRAEELAERFVTRERVEAVADDLEARGRPATFDAVFERVFEAVAREEHRLLFGERASVDVGAFRSAVAARTQRLRET; this is encoded by the coding sequence ATGAAGCGGTACCCCGAGACCCCCCGCGCCGCCGACGCGCCGCCCGGCCTGTTCGAGTCGGGGCACCTCTGGCTCCAGGAACTGGTCGACGGCGCCCACCTCCGGTTCCGCCTGCGGGAATCGGGCATGCTCGAATTCGGCGACCGGGACAGGGTCTATCGGGACACCGCCGCGCGAAGCGCGTCGAGCAGTCGGACGGGGTCCGACGACGCGGACGAGATCCCCGCGTCCTACCGCCACGCGGTCCGGCACGTCCGCGAGTCGTTCGACCGCGAGGCGCTCCGGGCGGCCCGCGAGGACCCCTCGTCGGTCGTCTTCTTCGGCGAGGCGACCGTCCGGTGCGGCGTCGACTACGACTGGGACCGTACCCCCTCGTTCCTCGGGTTCGACGTCTGGGACGCCGACGCGCAGGGCGCGTCGAGCAGTCGGACGGGGTCCGACGACGCAGATGCGGGACAGTTCCTCCCGCCGGACGCGGTCGAGCAGGTGTTCGACCGCGTCGGACTCGACTCGGTCAACGTCTTCGCGAAGGAGGTCCGGGCCGCGGACTTCGACCCCGAGGACTACGCGATTCCCGACTCGGCGTGGTACGACGGCCCCGCCGCGGGCGCGGTGGTCCGGAACAAGACCGGCCAGCGAGCCGTGATTCCCAATCTCGACGTCGAGGAAGCGGCGGTCGACGAGACCGCGCCGGTCGACCCGTCGGCCGAGGACGCCGAAACGCGCGCCGAGGAACTGGCCGAGCGGTTCGTCACCCGCGAGCGCGTCGAGGCGGTGGCCGACGACCTCGAAGCCCGGGGACGCCCAGCCACGTTCGACGCCGTCTTCGAGCGCGTGTTCGAGGCCGTCGCCCGCGAGGAGCACCGCCTGCTGTTCGGCGAGCGCGCGTCGGTCGACGTCGGCGCGTTCCGCTCGGCGGTGGCGGCCCGGACCCAGCGGCTCCGCGAGACCTGA
- a CDS encoding restriction endonuclease: protein MAMSAAQDRLLDRILELSPAEFEVLCKVVLAGSLRTTRLAVTPASQDGGIDIEGRLSYDWFAADFGAQVKRYAPGNVVGSDRIHRLAGALTENGYDLGTFVTTSSYSGPARETAERLPIQLVSGADLTESMLRTGVGVTGAGDDYDLDPTFWRALAESDEKVPASEVPLANNLDRVRDVLGALRATDGTRDEIRRWAAESADRDLSERHVYINANSATVLGLAREEPSPEGDARRWGLTATGADYLDAGAESSNERSAASTSSGASARRSPTPANSPRPR, encoded by the coding sequence ATGGCGATGTCGGCGGCGCAGGACCGACTGCTCGACCGCATCCTGGAGCTCTCCCCGGCGGAGTTCGAGGTGCTCTGCAAGGTCGTCCTCGCGGGGAGCCTCCGGACGACGCGGCTCGCGGTCACCCCCGCCTCGCAGGACGGCGGCATCGACATCGAGGGCCGGCTCAGCTACGACTGGTTCGCCGCGGACTTCGGCGCGCAGGTCAAGCGGTACGCCCCCGGTAACGTCGTCGGCAGCGACCGCATCCACCGGCTGGCAGGCGCGCTCACGGAGAACGGCTACGACCTCGGCACCTTCGTCACCACGAGCTCCTACTCGGGACCGGCCCGCGAGACGGCCGAACGACTGCCGATTCAACTGGTCTCGGGCGCCGACCTCACCGAATCGATGCTCCGGACCGGCGTCGGCGTGACCGGGGCCGGCGACGACTACGACCTCGACCCGACGTTCTGGCGGGCGCTCGCCGAGAGCGACGAGAAGGTCCCGGCGAGCGAGGTGCCGCTGGCCAACAACCTCGACCGGGTCCGCGACGTGCTCGGGGCGCTCCGGGCGACCGACGGGACCCGCGACGAGATACGGCGGTGGGCGGCCGAGTCCGCCGACCGCGACCTCTCTGAGCGCCACGTCTACATCAACGCCAACTCCGCGACCGTGCTCGGGCTCGCCCGCGAGGAACCGTCGCCCGAGGGCGACGCTCGGCGGTGGGGACTGACCGCGACGGGCGCCGACTACCTCGATGCGGGCGCCGAATCCTCGAACGAGCGATCCGCAGCGTCGACCTCGTCGGGCGCGTCCGCGCGGCGGTCGCCGACGCCGGCGAACTCCCCGCGACCGAGATAG
- a CDS encoding GNAT family N-acetyltransferase, protein MSRPKAGGRRESPEYEIRPYEPGDSEAFRSLFERVLGGRASEPWFDWKYRSNPYVDHVPILLAETGGEVVGARAFLPLALRVEGTDRLAFQPCDTVVAPDHRRRGLFTRMTEAALDRYADRVDCYFNFPNRYSLPGNRKLGWEVVAERTTYYRVQNPAAWVSDAVAVEPPDRLGEAAADAGRRAARSYFAARERLASASPASAASSEEAAGTEGTAVRWHDRVPPELLASLADAGEPRRFHVARDERFYRWRFDNPTWAYETVVASADGPAAALVVGARTRSDGTRVVQLADVVPLAGSPERDRALSALLPAVLDEHADADVILAEGDSLPDSLLAAHGFRGDRRPPLSWVATPTVQVARPADDGGDWTLEGRALGDPTDWRLALCARDSQ, encoded by the coding sequence GTGAGTCGACCGAAAGCGGGCGGTCGCCGCGAGAGCCCGGAGTACGAGATTCGCCCGTACGAACCGGGCGACAGCGAGGCGTTCCGTTCGCTGTTCGAGCGCGTGCTCGGCGGTCGGGCGAGCGAGCCGTGGTTCGACTGGAAGTACCGGTCGAACCCGTACGTCGACCACGTCCCGATACTCCTTGCTGAGACCGGCGGCGAGGTGGTCGGCGCCAGGGCGTTCCTCCCGCTCGCGCTCCGTGTCGAGGGGACCGACCGCCTCGCCTTCCAGCCGTGCGACACCGTGGTCGCCCCCGACCACCGGCGTCGGGGGCTGTTCACCCGGATGACAGAGGCCGCGCTCGACCGCTACGCCGACCGGGTCGACTGCTACTTCAACTTCCCGAACCGGTACTCGCTGCCCGGGAACCGCAAGCTCGGCTGGGAGGTCGTCGCCGAGCGCACGACCTACTACCGGGTCCAGAACCCGGCCGCGTGGGTCTCGGACGCCGTCGCGGTCGAGCCGCCGGACCGGCTCGGCGAAGCGGCGGCGGACGCCGGTCGACGCGCGGCGCGGTCGTACTTCGCGGCTCGGGAGCGCCTGGCGTCGGCATCGCCAGCGTCGGCGGCGTCGTCCGAAGAAGCTGCGGGGACCGAGGGAACCGCCGTCCGGTGGCACGACCGCGTGCCGCCCGAACTGCTCGCGTCGCTGGCCGACGCCGGCGAGCCGCGCCGATTCCACGTCGCCCGCGACGAGCGGTTCTACCGCTGGCGGTTCGACAACCCGACGTGGGCGTACGAGACGGTCGTGGCGTCGGCCGACGGCCCGGCCGCCGCCCTCGTCGTGGGCGCGCGGACCCGGTCGGACGGGACGCGGGTCGTCCAGCTCGCCGACGTGGTCCCGCTGGCGGGGAGCCCCGAGCGCGACCGCGCGCTGTCGGCGCTGCTGCCCGCGGTGCTCGACGAGCACGCCGACGCCGACGTGATACTCGCCGAGGGCGACAGCCTGCCCGACTCGCTGCTGGCGGCCCACGGCTTCCGCGGCGACCGACGACCGCCGCTGTCGTGGGTCGCCACGCCGACGGTGCAGGTCGCCCGGCCGGCCGACGACGGGGGCGACTGGACGCTGGAGGGTCGGGCGCTGGGCGACCCTACGGACTGGCGGCTCGCGCTCTGCGCTCGGGATAGTCAGTGA
- a CDS encoding ABC transporter permease subunit, producing the protein MSYRDVCRRDLTSVYRSRTGTAVSAILALSTVVAVGLFALAADVAALAGVGGLLTVGALLALVFLGNPKQIAGVVVGFTALAVALTLALSDPARGVRPSMSFAVVTIGSALSFLLPLVGLVGSYAALVGERETGSVRFLLGLPNSRDDAFLGKYLSRAAVVVVPLVVCLALTGVIVAATFEDGSFLGMVGLTAVSIPYALLFVGIGLTASAYADNSNRAVAAVIAAFAVLRAGWPAFQFVLLQGVENPFPRPEWYFWIGRLNPINAYVKLTTLFANVEHGHPLVTTPYEPLASAATGYPFAAVVLLGWTALAPVAGVLYFRGRDLL; encoded by the coding sequence GTGAGCTACCGCGACGTCTGCCGGCGCGACCTGACGAGCGTCTACCGGTCGCGGACCGGGACGGCGGTGTCCGCCATCCTCGCGCTCTCGACGGTGGTCGCGGTCGGGCTGTTCGCCCTGGCGGCCGACGTGGCCGCGCTGGCCGGCGTGGGCGGGCTGCTCACCGTCGGGGCGCTGCTCGCGCTGGTCTTCCTGGGCAACCCCAAGCAGATCGCGGGCGTGGTCGTCGGCTTCACGGCGCTCGCCGTGGCGCTGACGCTCGCGCTCTCCGACCCCGCCCGCGGGGTCCGCCCGTCGATGTCGTTCGCGGTCGTCACCATCGGGAGCGCGCTCTCGTTCCTGCTCCCGCTGGTCGGGCTGGTCGGGAGCTACGCCGCGCTGGTCGGCGAGCGCGAGACCGGCAGCGTCCGGTTCCTGCTGGGCCTGCCCAACTCCCGGGACGACGCCTTCCTCGGCAAGTACCTCTCGCGGGCCGCGGTCGTCGTCGTCCCGCTGGTGGTCTGTCTCGCGCTCACGGGGGTCATCGTTGCCGCCACCTTCGAGGACGGCTCGTTCCTCGGGATGGTCGGGCTCACGGCCGTCTCTATCCCCTACGCGCTGCTGTTCGTCGGCATCGGGCTGACCGCGTCGGCGTACGCCGACAACTCCAACCGGGCGGTCGCGGCCGTCATCGCGGCGTTCGCGGTGCTCCGCGCCGGCTGGCCCGCGTTCCAGTTCGTCCTGCTGCAGGGCGTCGAGAATCCGTTCCCGCGACCGGAGTGGTACTTCTGGATCGGCCGGCTCAACCCCATCAACGCCTACGTGAAGCTCACGACCCTGTTCGCGAACGTCGAACACGGCCACCCGCTCGTCACGACCCCGTACGAACCGCTCGCCTCGGCGGCGACCGGCTACCCGTTCGCCGCGGTCGTGCTGCTGGGCTGGACGGCGCTCGCGCCGGTCGCCGGCGTGCTCTACTTCCGGGGCCGGGACCTGCTCTGA
- a CDS encoding ABC transporter ATP-binding protein: MSVIELDGLTKRFGDVTAVNDLSFEVEEGEVFGFLGPNGAGKSTTINAMLDFTKPTSGTVRVFGRDSRRDSVAVRRRSGLLLEGYGAYPRLTGREHVEHAIETKDADDDPDALLHRVGLEDAADRRAGGYSKGMRQRMALAVALVGEPDLLVLDEPSTGLDPNGARTLREVVLAEADRGATVFFSSHILEQVDAVADRIAILLDGSLAAVGGVEELRRELGAGTTLSVWVSSVPDALLADLRALDGVEEVRPRHGRIEVACDGDGAIKLRALNAVADAGVFEDFAVEEASLSDVFSEYTEGRA, from the coding sequence ATGTCAGTCATCGAATTAGACGGGCTCACCAAGCGCTTCGGCGACGTGACGGCCGTGAACGACCTCTCCTTCGAGGTCGAGGAGGGCGAGGTGTTCGGCTTCCTCGGCCCGAACGGCGCCGGCAAGTCCACGACCATCAACGCGATGCTCGACTTCACGAAGCCAACCAGCGGGACGGTCCGGGTGTTCGGGCGCGATTCGCGGCGCGACTCGGTCGCGGTCCGGCGGCGTTCGGGCCTGCTGCTGGAAGGGTACGGAGCGTACCCGCGGCTCACCGGGCGCGAGCACGTCGAGCACGCCATCGAGACGAAGGACGCCGACGACGACCCCGACGCGCTCCTCCACCGCGTCGGCCTCGAAGACGCGGCCGACCGGCGGGCCGGCGGCTACTCGAAGGGGATGCGCCAGCGGATGGCGCTCGCGGTCGCGCTCGTCGGCGAGCCCGACCTGCTCGTGCTCGACGAACCGTCGACCGGGCTCGACCCCAACGGCGCCCGCACCCTCCGGGAGGTCGTCCTGGCGGAGGCCGACCGGGGCGCGACCGTCTTCTTCTCGAGCCACATCCTCGAACAGGTCGACGCGGTCGCCGACCGCATCGCCATCCTGCTCGACGGGTCGCTCGCGGCGGTCGGCGGGGTCGAGGAGCTCCGGCGGGAACTGGGCGCCGGAACGACGCTCTCGGTGTGGGTGTCGTCGGTCCCGGACGCGCTCCTCGCGGACCTCCGGGCGCTCGACGGCGTCGAGGAGGTCAGGCCCCGCCACGGTCGCATCGAGGTCGCGTGCGACGGCGACGGCGCGATCAAGCTCCGGGCGCTCAACGCGGTCGCGGACGCGGGCGTCTTCGAGGACTTCGCGGTCGAGGAGGCGTCGCTGTCGGACGTCTTCTCGGAGTACACGGAGGGCCGGGCGTGA
- a CDS encoding MBL fold metallo-hydrolase, with protein MELRFLGGVREVGRSAILVNDRLLLDYGIKTGNPPQFPVDAPDPEAVVASHGHLDHVGAIPSLLSGDRRPPIHWTPPTRELALTLARDTLKLHGGTYDCPFTETEVRRVTQVSETHGYRETFEAAGHEVTFYNAGHIPGSAHVLVDDGETRLLYTADFHTDDHRESEAPASRTNRAGEPIRGQRLVSPSTARPDADVVLCESTYSDVDHEPRGDIEDRFARSVKTTVWEGGTVVVPAFAIGRTQEMLLVCEARDVDCYVDGMGKEVTEMLRRHPEFVRDADALKRATSNARFVTGRDGQRRRIAEQNTVVVTTSGMLSGGPAMTYVPAIRANPTNKVALTGYQVEGTPGRELLETGRAELDGRVMPVSAQVEWYDFSAHADREGLLDFLGEYEGAQILVNHGDRCADFAAELGDEGYDATAPEHDETVVV; from the coding sequence ATGGAACTCCGGTTCCTGGGCGGCGTCCGCGAGGTCGGGCGGAGCGCCATCCTCGTCAACGACCGCCTGCTGCTGGACTACGGGATAAAGACCGGCAACCCCCCGCAGTTCCCGGTCGACGCCCCCGACCCCGAGGCGGTGGTTGCGAGCCACGGCCACCTCGACCACGTCGGGGCGATTCCCTCGCTGCTTTCGGGCGACCGTCGGCCGCCCATCCACTGGACACCGCCGACCCGCGAACTCGCGCTCACCCTGGCCCGCGACACGCTCAAACTCCACGGCGGGACGTACGACTGCCCGTTCACCGAGACCGAGGTCCGGCGGGTCACGCAGGTCTCGGAGACCCACGGCTACCGCGAGACGTTCGAGGCGGCGGGCCACGAGGTGACGTTCTACAACGCGGGCCACATCCCCGGTAGCGCCCACGTGCTGGTCGACGACGGCGAGACGCGACTGCTCTACACCGCCGACTTCCACACCGACGACCACCGCGAGAGCGAAGCTCCCGCGAGCCGCACGAATCGCGCCGGCGAACCGATTCGTGGACAGCGCTTGGTCTCGCCCTCGACCGCGCGACCCGACGCCGACGTCGTTCTCTGCGAAAGTACGTACTCGGACGTCGACCACGAGCCCCGCGGGGACATCGAGGACCGGTTCGCCCGGAGTGTCAAGACCACCGTCTGGGAGGGCGGGACGGTCGTCGTCCCGGCGTTCGCCATCGGCCGCACCCAGGAGATGCTGCTGGTCTGCGAGGCCCGCGACGTCGACTGCTACGTCGACGGGATGGGAAAGGAGGTGACCGAGATGCTGCGCCGCCACCCCGAGTTCGTCCGCGACGCCGACGCCCTCAAGCGCGCGACGTCGAACGCCCGGTTCGTCACCGGCCGCGACGGCCAGCGCCGGCGCATCGCCGAGCAGAACACGGTCGTCGTCACGACCAGCGGGATGCTCTCGGGCGGCCCGGCGATGACCTACGTGCCGGCCATCCGGGCGAACCCGACGAACAAGGTCGCGCTCACGGGCTACCAGGTCGAGGGGACGCCCGGCCGCGAACTCCTCGAGACCGGTCGGGCCGAACTCGACGGCCGGGTGATGCCCGTCAGCGCGCAGGTCGAGTGGTACGACTTCTCTGCGCACGCCGACCGCGAGGGGCTGCTGGACTTCCTCGGGGAGTACGAGGGCGCCCAGATTCTCGTGAACCACGGCGACCGGTGCGCGGACTTCGCCGCGGAACTCGGGGACGAGGGGTACGACGCGACCGCGCCCGAGCACGACGAGACGGTCGTCGTGTAG
- a CDS encoding ATP-grasp domain-containing protein, giving the protein MTDSPRTRVGIVTGESAPRLTENGRALRSELRRRGFAAVPVVWTDDEVDWADLDVALLRSCWDYHEAPDAFRARLDALVDAGATVLNPPEVVRWNSHKFYLRDLADAGVPVLPTAWVEASSDADLPALLRDRGWERAVVKPAVGAKARGAFRTSLAEAPDRRDRFASLVGDGDVLVQEFAPEIADGERSLVFFGGEFSHALRRYPAADDFRAHHDYGGTSEPDDPPGDVVEDSRAVLETAGELLGVDPARLPYARVDSIERDGGFRLMELELIEPYLSLDTEPGAVAALADAVETALAAVGAGE; this is encoded by the coding sequence ATGACCGACTCCCCGCGAACGCGCGTCGGCATCGTCACGGGCGAGAGCGCGCCTCGGCTCACGGAGAACGGTCGAGCCCTCCGGTCAGAACTCCGGCGTCGCGGCTTCGCGGCCGTCCCCGTCGTCTGGACCGACGACGAGGTCGACTGGGCGGACCTCGACGTCGCGCTCCTGCGGTCGTGCTGGGACTACCACGAGGCGCCCGACGCGTTCCGAGCGCGACTCGACGCCCTCGTCGACGCCGGCGCGACGGTGCTCAACCCGCCCGAGGTCGTCCGGTGGAACAGCCACAAGTTCTACCTCCGGGACCTCGCCGACGCCGGCGTTCCGGTGCTGCCCACCGCGTGGGTCGAGGCGTCGAGCGACGCCGACCTCCCGGCGCTGCTCCGGGACCGCGGCTGGGAGCGAGCCGTGGTGAAGCCGGCGGTCGGCGCGAAGGCCCGGGGCGCGTTCCGGACGTCGCTCGCCGAGGCGCCGGACCGCCGCGACCGGTTCGCGTCGCTGGTCGGCGACGGCGACGTGTTGGTCCAGGAGTTCGCGCCCGAGATCGCCGACGGCGAGCGCTCGCTGGTCTTCTTCGGCGGCGAGTTCAGCCACGCCCTCCGGCGCTACCCCGCGGCCGACGACTTCCGCGCCCACCACGACTACGGCGGCACCTCCGAGCCCGACGACCCGCCGGGCGACGTGGTCGAAGACTCGCGGGCAGTACTGGAGACCGCGGGCGAACTGCTCGGCGTCGACCCGGCCCGGCTCCCGTACGCCAGGGTCGACAGCATCGAGCGCGACGGGGGGTTCCGGCTGATGGAGCTCGAACTGATAGAGCCGTACCTGAGCCTCGACACCGAACCCGGCGCGGTCGCCGCGCTCGCCGACGCGGTCGAGACCGCGCTGGCGGCCGTCGGAGCGGGTGAGTAG
- a CDS encoding class I SAM-dependent methyltransferase has protein sequence MTEQIDSAGRREATARPADEPRRPNDEPDPASDPAGDRPMSVAEIRESYAEYADWMERFDWMDRLLTGRTRRRQFGDATGRVLDVACGTGTNFRYLPKGVDLVGIDISPEMLAKAENRLDRLGRDGTLRRMDAQELAFDDDSFDAVVSALSTCTFPDPVAALREMERVCRPEGRILLVEHGRSDVGPLARFQDWRADSHYQQAGCRWNQEPVAVAERAGLTVTEARTGPLGILTAIEADPS, from the coding sequence ATGACGGAGCAAATTGATTCGGCGGGCCGGCGCGAGGCGACCGCCCGACCGGCCGACGAGCCGCGCCGACCGAACGACGAGCCCGACCCCGCGAGCGACCCGGCGGGCGACCGCCCGATGTCGGTCGCGGAGATCCGCGAGTCGTACGCCGAGTACGCCGACTGGATGGAGCGGTTCGACTGGATGGACCGGCTGCTCACCGGCCGTACTCGCCGTCGGCAGTTCGGCGACGCGACGGGCCGGGTGCTCGACGTCGCCTGCGGCACCGGGACCAACTTCCGATACCTCCCGAAGGGAGTCGACCTGGTCGGAATCGACATCAGCCCGGAGATGCTGGCGAAGGCCGAGAACCGACTCGACCGCCTCGGGCGCGACGGGACGCTCCGGCGGATGGACGCCCAGGAACTGGCGTTCGACGACGACAGCTTCGACGCGGTCGTCTCGGCGCTGTCGACCTGCACGTTCCCGGACCCGGTCGCCGCGCTCCGGGAGATGGAGCGGGTCTGCAGGCCCGAGGGCCGGATACTGCTGGTCGAGCACGGCCGGAGCGACGTCGGCCCGCTCGCGCGGTTCCAGGACTGGCGCGCCGATTCCCACTACCAGCAGGCCGGCTGCCGGTGGAACCAGGAGCCGGTGGCGGTCGCCGAGCGCGCCGGGCTGACGGTCACCGAGGCCCGGACCGGGCCGCTCGGGATACTCACTGCGATCGAAGCCGACCCCTCGTGA
- a CDS encoding winged helix-turn-helix domain-containing protein, with amino-acid sequence MGEDRTADEAFALLADPTRVDVLRAVARAQHDRDGLGTGPAQLGFSEIRDRIDVDSTSRLSYHLGELAGTFLRKRGGRYSLTPAGEQVVRFVLAEGYERLGDVDPREADGACPYCGETALVARLRDQFFSVECESCDRPVAGYPVTPAMVESDADLLASVARRQAADYAQIRRGTCPECGGSLSTEVREVPEPSFPDADPYLAVDACEICLRRYSGPLTYGVAYHPASVAFHWDRGVDVSTAGMWEFHEHLRAGRWTSERTATDPDAFEVVLRRGDDALRARLDAAANVTRTERVRASTVDAGEE; translated from the coding sequence GTGGGCGAGGACCGCACCGCCGACGAGGCGTTCGCACTCCTGGCCGACCCGACCCGCGTCGACGTCCTCCGGGCCGTCGCGCGGGCCCAGCACGACCGGGACGGGCTGGGGACCGGGCCGGCCCAGCTCGGGTTCTCCGAGATACGCGACCGGATCGACGTCGACAGCACCTCCCGGCTGTCGTACCACCTCGGCGAGCTCGCCGGGACGTTCCTCCGGAAGCGCGGCGGGCGCTACTCGCTGACTCCCGCCGGCGAGCAGGTCGTCCGGTTCGTGCTGGCCGAGGGGTACGAGCGCCTCGGCGACGTCGACCCGCGGGAGGCCGACGGCGCGTGCCCCTACTGCGGCGAGACGGCGCTCGTCGCGCGGCTCCGCGACCAGTTCTTCAGCGTCGAGTGCGAGTCCTGCGACCGTCCGGTGGCGGGCTACCCGGTCACGCCGGCGATGGTCGAGTCCGACGCCGACCTGCTGGCGAGCGTCGCGCGACGGCAGGCGGCCGACTACGCCCAGATCCGGCGCGGCACGTGTCCCGAGTGCGGTGGGTCGCTCTCGACCGAAGTTCGGGAGGTCCCCGAGCCGTCGTTCCCGGACGCCGACCCGTACCTCGCGGTCGACGCCTGCGAGATCTGTCTCCGGCGGTACTCCGGCCCGCTCACCTACGGCGTGGCCTACCACCCCGCGTCGGTCGCGTTCCACTGGGACCGCGGGGTCGACGTGAGCACCGCCGGGATGTGGGAGTTCCACGAGCACCTCCGCGCGGGCCGGTGGACGTCCGAGCGGACCGCGACCGACCCCGACGCCTTCGAGGTGGTGTTGCGCCGGGGCGACGACGCGCTCCGGGCCCGACTCGACGCCGCCGCGAACGTCACGCGCACCGAGCGCGTCCGAGCCTCGACCGTCGACGCCGGCGAGGAATGA